TTCCTTACGGGCTTCCAGGATAATTTCTTCCGCACGCAGCTCGCTGCTCTTGGTAGCCTTCTCAATAATTTCCTGAGCTTGCTGACGGGCTTGACGCATTTCCTGTTGGTATTCCAGCCGGATTCTTTCAGCTTCTTTTCTCTCCTGTTCGGCTTGGGCCAGGTTATTTTCAATACCCTGACGGCGTTTTTCCATCATATTCATGATTGGTGTCCAAGCAAACTTTTTCAGGATCCAAACTAAAAGCAAAAATGAAAGAAGCTGAACAAAATATGTGTAGTCAAAATGTAACGGGCTATTTGTCGTAGGACCAGCAGCCGCTGAGGCAATCGAATTGGTAAAACCTATTACGAAGGGATTCAAGCGATATTCCCCCTCCTCTCTATTTTGAGCAGTAGATTAATACAGTAACGTCATTCAATTGTTGCATTTTACTGAAGTACACCTCAGGACTTCGTAAAGAACATTAACAGAGCCATGATGATGGACAAGAGGGGAAGAATCTCAACCAGCGCAATACCAATAAACATGGTGCTCATTAAAGTTCCTCTGGCTTCAGGTTGACGTGCAATTCCATCAATTGTGCTGGCAACAACGTTTCCATTACCCATAGCAGCTCCAATGGCCGCACCCGCGGCAGCAATACCAGTACCTATCAACGCAGCAGCAGTGATATCCATATTAAATTTCCTCCTTAAATTAATTCATTTTGTATTTATTGATTTCAGATTGCTTCTTTTTAGCTCTGAAATAATACCGTTGTTAGTGAGACTCTTCGATAGCTTGGCCGACATAGGCCACCGTTAATATTGTAAAAACATAGGATTGGATTACTGCGATAAATACGCAGAAAACAAGCCAGAATGGCATCGGAATAACTCCGCCAAAGGCAAATATACCCGGGATCATGAGAATGACTGCAATCAGGATTTCTCCAGCATAAATATTGCCGAATAGCCGGAAAGCTAAGGTCAAAGGCTTGGCGACAAAGTCAATAATATGAAGGATCGCAAAAGGCGGATAGGGTTCAAGAAAGTGTTTGAAATAGTGCGCACCTTTATATTTGAGTCCATAGACCAATACTAAAACAATCGTTATTGTAGACAACGCAAAAGTCGTATTAACATCTGCTGTCGGCGACGAAAACGTTGTTGTTCGCGCACTGAAAATTGCTCCGCCAAACATCTCATTGATTCTAGCAAAGTGTACGTGATCGAGTAAGGGTGCAAATATATTGGGAATCAAGCCAATCATGTTCGCAAAAAATACAAACAAAATAAGGGAAAGAAGATACCCGAGCAATGACGATCCTTTTTTATAGTTCATATTATCAGAGATAAGGCCCCTGACAAAATCAATGATCCATTCCAAAAGATTTTGAAGTTTTCCGGGCGTTCCACTTGTCAGATTGCGCTTACAAAGAAAGACAAAACCCAAAAGAAGTATCATCGTGACCCAAGTCATAATCAGTGTCTTCGCATGCACAGTGCCATTTCCCAATACCCATAGTACGGTATCATGCATTTAATTTTCACCACCTTTCATTTTCCTTAGTTGATGTCTTGCTACAATTATAGGGATAACAATACCAATCATCATTCCTATAGCCACATAATAAAGCCATTCCGGTTGGAACCTTGCGGTAATAGCGAATACCAATGTAATGATTACCAACCTGAATACTAAGCTTTTGTAGTATGTTTTTAGGGCTGCTTTCTTATCTTTGTCCATTGCTTTTCGAGCATCCCTAAGTAGCCACTTAACATTAATTATGCCCGTATAATAGCCGATCAATAAACCGACAAGGGGATAAAATTCTGTTCGCCATATTACGATTAAAACAGTGATGCAAAGAATAACCGTCAAGATCTGAATAAACCTGCTATTTTCCATCCGTTTTACCTAACTTTAAATAAATTAATATTAGAGATAATATACTGAACAAAATGCCTAGAATCATCAAAACTGCCTTAAATAAAGGGTCAGTGCCAAAACGAGTGTCCAAATAATTTCCGAAAAAATATCCTCCTACTTCCAAGCCAACAAGAGCAGAGGCACTTGATGATCCCCATAGCATATACTTGACAACATCACCTGCAAATTTGTCAGCCATCTGGTTCCCTCAAATCTTTTGGTTTTTCGTAGACAACATAATATGACATCGTAATATGTATTGCAAGATTTATGCCAATTGCACTTGCCGTCAAATACCGCGTAGAATCAGGATTGATCGTTCCTTCACATAATCATGAGTTTTCATTTTGCATTTTTTTAATTATTTTTTATTTTATTAAGAAATTCTTGTGATCGTGATCAGATGCTGAAAATCTTTTATCAGAAAATTTTTCAATAATAATTTGGGTGATTCTTGCGCTTGATCTGCCGTCCCCGTATGGATTTGTCGCTTGAGACATTTTTTCATAAGCATCCTGGTCGGTTAACAGCTGCTGAATGCTCTCAGCGACTTTATTGTATTGTGTCCCAACCAGCAATACGGTTCCTGAATCGACAGCTTCAGGCCGTTCAGTCGTATCCCTGACCACTAGAACGGGCTTGCCCAGTGAAGGAGCCTCTTCTTGGATCCCCCCGGAGTCTGACAGGATCAGATAGGCCTTCGCCATTAGATTTACAAACGGTTCGTAATCCAAAGGTTCAATTAAATGGACCTTTTCATTGCCTCCTAAGACCTCCGTGACTACTTTCCTGACCGTAGGGTTCTTATGCATCGGGAATATAACATAGGTATCCGGAAATTCCCGCAGGACTGTTTCCAGCGCCTGATAGATCTGCCGCATGGGTTCTCCCCAATTCTCCCGGCGGTGCGTTGTCATTAGGATCATTCGTTTATCTTTATTTGCTTCTAGAATCCTGTTTAAGTCTATATCCGCAAACTGATATTCCGGCTTAACGGTACTTAATAAGGCATCGATTACTGTGTTGCCTGTAACAAATATATTCTCCGGGTCGACCCCTTCGCGCAGCAGATTACTTCTCGATACTTCGGTGGGTGCAAAATGCAGGTCTGCTAAACCGCTGGTAAGTTTCCGATTGATTTCCTCCGGCCAGGGAGAATATTTCTGGCCAGTTCGCAAACCAGCCTCGATATGGCCGATCGGGATCTTATGATAAAAAGCTGTTAGGGCTGATGCAAAAGTAGTTGTAGTATCCCCTTGTACCAAGATCAAATTCGGTTTTTCCTTGATCAATATCTCATCTATTCCTGTCAGCACTCCAGTGGTAAGGGTGGCAAGAGTCTGTCCATGCTTCATTAAATCAAGATCATAATCAGGTACAATATCAAAGAGTTTAACAACCTGATCCAGCATCTCACGATGCTGGGCAGTAACAACAACCAGGCTGTCAACGTCGTCCCGCTTTTCTAATGCTTTTACGACAGGTGCCATCTTAATAGCCTCAGGTCTGGTTCCAAATACAGTCATGACCTTATAATTTCTTTGCTTCAATTCCACAATATTTCCCCCACTGTTGGGCAATGCCTGAAGGCGTTGACCGCAAAGACCTTTAATCTTAAATATTATACACGCCCAAGGCATTTTTCGCAAATATATACAATTATATACAGCTCCATCATCCCATGGTTTATTACTCGCTTGTTTCGAAGCGAATATTCTTTTTTTACCGTTTTCATCAAGATAAGCAACCCGTTTGATCATTGCATTTTTAATCATTCTCCGGCACAGCAGACAGGGTTCCCCCGATGCTTGTTCCCCATCAAATTCATAGCCGGATATGTAAATTGTGGCTCCCTGCATTTTTACGGGATCACCGGCAATAATCGCATTTTGTTCAGCGTGAACCGCCATACACAACTCATATCTTTCCCCTTTGGGAACATTATACCGTTCCCTGACACATTCCCCGATGTCAATGCAGTTGGGTTCCCCTCTGGCAGCGCCGTTGTAACCTGTGCTAACAATAATATTGTCTTTGACAATCACTGCGCCATAATTGCGCCTTAAGCAGGTTGACCGCCTGGCCACCAGCTGGGCAAGATCAAGGAAATATTCGTCCCACGCTGGCCTGGTTTGATTTTTCATCACACTACTCCCCGCATTCCGCTTTCCTTCGCCAAAAAGTACATTGAATTTTTGTCTGCTAAGATAATTCTCTATTTTTAGTATACTCGTGCCAGACTCTGCTGTCATTATATCTATTAGGATCTTTTTCTGTTCATTTTCTGTTTCTTCTCTGTTGTTTATTCTTTTGTTCCAAACAGTCTGTCCCCAGCATCTCCGACTCTTGGAACGATATAGGCGGATTCGTTTAAGCATTGATCAATAGCCGTAACGTAGGTTAGGTTACTTATACAAAGGAAATCTTCCGCAAATATCTTTGACAATCGCTTCGGCCCGGGCAATTCTTGAAGCATCACTGCCGGCAGTCAGCGTCAGGTCAATCGCCTCAGTGATCAGATCCATCTCGGCTTCCTTCAACCCTCTGGTCGTGACCGCAGGCGAACCGATCCGTATACCGCTCGTTACATTGGCCCCCTGAGGATCAAACGGGATCGTATTTTTATTCACGGTAATGCCGACACTGTCCAGCCGTGTTTCAGCTTCTTTGCCTGTCAGCCCCTTGCGTCTGACATCCAGCAGCAGCAAATGGTTGTCCGTACCGCCTGAAACCAAACGAAATCCTCTTGCCAGAAATCCTTTGGCTAATGCCCGGGCATTTTGCAAAATCTGCTGCTGGTATTCAACAAATCCCGGCTGAAGAGCTTCACCGAAAGCAACGGCCTTGGCTGCAATCACATGCATCAGCGGGCCACCCTGAATTCCGGGGAATATCGCTTTATCGATCTTTGGCCCGAATTCCTCTTTACAGAGAATAAGCCCGCCTCTTGGCCCCCTTAAGGTCTTATGGGTTGTGCTGGTTACAAAATGCGCATAGGGAATGGGGCTCGGATGAAGACCGACTGCTACCAGACCTGCAATATGCGCCATATCAATCATCACGTAAGCGCCAACTTCATCGGCGATTTCTCTGATCCGTTTAAAATCAATCTGGCGAGGGTAAGCACTCGCTCCGCCGACAATCATCTTTGGTTTATGGGCAAGCGCCAGTTTATGCAGATTGTCGTAATCGATCCGTTCTGTTTCCTTATCAACGCCATATTCAATAAAATTGAAATATTTTCCCGAGATGTTGACCTGACTCCCGTGTGTAAGATGCCCTCCATGCGACAAGTTCATGCCCAGAACCGTGTCCCCAGGATTCAGCATGGCAAAATAAACTGCTGTATTGGCCTGTGCTCCTGAATGGGGCTGAACATTAGCGTGTTCTGCATTAAACAGTTTTTTGACCCTTTCCCTGGCCAGATTTTCAACAATATCAACATACTCGCATCCACCGTAATAACGTTTTCCCGGATATCCTTCAGCGTATTTGTTTGTCAGGACCGAACCCTGAGCAGCCATAACTGCCCTGCTGACAAAGTTTTCCGAAGCAATGAGTTCAATTTTATTTTCCTGTCTGTTTTCTTCCAGCTCTATGGCTTTTGCTGCCTCAGGGTCCTGGGACGCTAAATATTTCCGAATGTAATCCATCTGAATATCCACCTCTATCATAAATAACTAGGATATCGTTTCCTTTTCTGGTATCTTGTCAACCTTAGAATTATTCTGTTTAGCATATGCTGCCATATAAACTTCTGTCCTGGCCTCCTCAGTCGCAGGGATAAGAAGCTCTCGGGCCGCCGACATATTTCGGCCGCGTTTTGGCAAGGTTAAGATGAGCCGCACCGAGGTTTCGGACACCAATCCTTAGCGGAACGGCGACCGGACGAAGATGCATACCAATCAACGTGTCTCCGATATCGATCCCGGCATCAGCCCTAACCTGTTCGACAGCAACGGGATCGGAAAAATTCCCCCAGGCAGTCAGGGACATTGCCCCGCCTGCTGAAAGCGACGGTATCACCACGACGGGTTCAAAATTCAGCCTGTCCGCCACCTTTCTTTCCACGATGAGCACCCGGTTTAAATGCTCACAGCATTGAATCGCCAGAAAAATCCCAAGCTTGTCCGCCCATCTCCGAAGTGGTTCGAACAGAATATCAGCCACTTCTTTGCTACCGGCTTTGCCAATCTTCTCCCCGATAATCTCACTCGTGCTGCAGCCTACAACCAGCAGCTGTCCAGGCGTTAGTCCAGCTGTATCCTCAAATGCCTGAAGAATATGCTCCCACTCATCTTTGATTTGCCGAAGCATTTCCTTCTTATCTGCCATAGTACCCTCACGCCTTTCTTATTTTTTGGGCCAGTATCCTCAGCCTAAAAAATTAAGATCGCTGTTCAAGATCGCTGTTCAAAATCGCTGATCATATCTACTCTTCTGGCATGTTTCCACCCGCTGAAGGATGTCGTCAAAAAAGTCTCGACAATATCCAGCGCAACGCCCTGACCAATTACTCTTGCTCCGAGTGCTAAGATATTGGCGTTATTATGCTGCCTCGCCATCTTGGCCATATAACTGTCGGTACAAAGGGCAGCCCGGATTCCCTTGACTTTATTGGCTGCAATGGAAATCCCTATTCCGGTGCCGCAGACCACGATTCCTGAATCCGCTTTATTTTCGATCACTGCTTTCCCGACATTGAAGCCATACTCCGGATAATCAACGGAAATGTCGCTGTCTGTACCGCAATCTAGAATCTCGTGGCCTTTTTCCGCAAGAAATTCTTTGATGCACTCCTTAAGCTGATATCCTGCATGATCTGCACCCAATGCAATTTTCATTTCTGCCTCCTGAACTCCGTAGTTTTTATCATCATTTTTTTATCTAGCATTTACAGGCGCTAACTATTCCCTCGATACCGCCGTACTCCAGCTTTGATCATTTCTTCAATTTCTTCCGCACAGAACCTGTATGTTTCCAGAGATCCCAGCCATGGGTCGGAAATTTCTTTATCCAAACCAGCCCATTCTCCGAGTTGCATGATTTTATCCTGATATTCCGGATAAATACCGAACAATACTTTTTTCTGAGCTTTGGTCATTGTCAGGATCAGATCAGCAGCAGCGAGCGTATCTTTTTGCAGCCTGACCGCCCGATGCCGCCGGGCATCAATTCCCTTTTTCTGGAGAATCTCCCCTGCATACGGACTGACGGGATCACCATCCAAAGCCTGAATACCAGCCGAAAAAAGCTCATACCCTTCCGGAAAATATAAGCGGGCAAGACCTTCTGCCATCGGACTGCGGCATGTATTTCCTGTACAAACAAACAAGATTTTCATAGATATCATTATACCCTCTTTTCCGGACTAGTAAATTAAAATTCAATTAACTTAGAAAACAAGACCGAAGGCCATTCTCAGGCCAATCAGAAACAAGATGCCGCCACCGACGGCTTCCGCTTTGCTGCCGGCCCAGGTGCCGATTCTTCGACCAAGAAGAATTCCGCCTCCTGTCATGATGCCTGCGGTAAAACCCATGATCAGGGTTGCCGGCAGGATCATACTGACAAACGTACCCAGAGAAAATCCGACACTCAGCGCGTCAAGGCTGACGCTTCCTGCCAAAACAAAAATTCCGAATCCTTTTAAACTCGGGATGCTTTTTTCTCCCGATCCCCGAATGGCTCCCAGAATCATTTTACTGCCAAGCCAGAGTAAAATGACAGCTCCGATCCCAACTGCAACATTGCCAAACAGCAATCCAAGTTTCTGTCCAATCCACAAACCCAAAAGCGGCATGAAAACATGAAACACTGCCACGACAACACTCAATCTCAGCGCTATTTTATTGTCGATCCCAATCATTCCTAAAGCAAGCGAGAAGGAAAAGGCATCCATCCCTAGTGCTATCGATACCGCTATGATCCATATTAATTCCAAGTGTTTTCCTCCTTAGTTTCGGTCAGATTGGGATACCTGCTCCCTGGACCAAAATTTTTTTTGCCAGCTGCTTTCTTCAAACGGTTCATAAATGCAAGCCCTATTCCTTCTTCTGCAATCTCCTCCGCCAGAATGGTGTCGATGTTTTGCTCGTCACACAGTCTCAGTCCTTCAAACAGACGGCTGGCAGCTGAGTCAAGATTATTCCTGGAACCAAGTGTAAATATCATATCGGCCTTGCCGGCCGTATCTCCGGTCAGTCTGGCGACCGTTTCTTCCAAACACAGTACTGCAGTCCTTACCGCGTTGTTTTTGTTCCTCAGATATTTCGTCATTTTTTCAGCTTTTTCAGAGGTACTACCACTGAATAAAATGATTTCACCTTCCGGTGCGTAATGTCTATATTTCATACCAGGCGACCTGGGCTCTACGGTCGGTTGTCCTTGATCAGCACTGCGGTCCAGTTCGACCTTCCCCAGCACTGCCCGAAGCTGTTCAAGCGTAATTCCTCCTGGGCGCAAAATCGTTGGTAGTTCCCCGGTCAAATCAAGCACAGTCGATTCAAGACCCACTGTACAAGATCCGGCATCAATCAGCAACGGAATCTTCCCTTTCAGATCCCGCCAAACATGCTCCGCATTGGTCGGACTGGGCTTTCCCGATATATTCGCACTCGGCGCGGCCAATGGACAACCCGCTGCTTCAATCAGGGCCAGGGCAACAGGGTGACTCGGCATTCTGACCGCCACCGTGTCCAGTCCTCCGCTGACGATTTCCGGAATATGCGCTCTCTTGGGCAGTACCAGCGTTAAAGGTCCTGGCCAGAAATTCCGCGCGCAGACTTCAGCCTGCGGCGGCCAAACACGGACAAGCTGCTGTGCTTCGTCCAAGGCAGCAACATGAACAATCAGCGGATTATCCGAAGGTCGTCCTTTTACCGCATATATTTTAGCACAGGCTTCGCTGTCCAGCGCATTGGCGCCAAGCCCATAAACGGTCTCGGTAGGAAATGCCACGACTTCACCCTGTCGGAGCAAAGCTGCTGCTTCCTGCAATTCTTTATCCTGTATGATGCTGTCCGACCTCAGCCGAATTCTTTTTGTCTCCATGACAGCTCCTTCGTGGCCTTATACAAACGGCGGTTTCCAACCGGTTATTAACGAAATACTATTCCTTGCGGGCCAGGACTATTCTATCCAGACCAGCGTAATCAGAAAACAATTCGGTTTGATATCCGGCGGCCGTAAATAATTCCCGAACCCGAGTTCCCTGGGAATACCCGATTTCCACCAGGATTATTCCCTCATGGCTCAAGAATTCTGTTGCGTTCATAGCAATCCTCCGGTAGAAATCCAGGCCATCTTTTCCAGCCAGCAGAGCTAAGACAGGCTCTTTCCTAACTTCTGGCGGACACTTCAGAATTTCATGTTCTGAGACGTACGGAGGATTGGAAACAATCAGGCTAAATTTTTCTCCCTGCACCGGTGCAAAGAGATCTCCCTGACGAAAATCAATATTCACGTTCATATTGGCCGCATTAATTTTGGCGACAGTCAACGCTTCAGAAGACACATCAACAGCGACAACGGCCGCCTGCTTCCAATGATAGGCCACAGCAACGGCAATTGCCCCACTGCCTGTGCAAAGATCAAGAACCTTCGAAGGAATTTCCGAATTTTCTCGTTCTCTACCCATATTCTTGCCCAATTCCAGGACTTTCTCAACTAGAAGTTCCGTTTCTGGTCTCGGGATCAGAACGCTTGGGTCCACAAAGAAATCAAGACCCATAAATTCACGGGTCTTAAGCAGATAAGCAAGCGGTTCCCTCTGACCACGTCGTTTCAGAAAATCATTATAGATCTCTCTTTCCGGAGAAGCGACTACCCTGTCACACTCGGCATATAGTTTGTCTCTGGTCGTTTTAAGCACAAAGGCCAGGATAAGATCCGCCTCCGCCCGGGCGTCAGGTACCCCGCACTGCGCTAAATACTGCGCACCTTGCCGCAGCAGCTCCATTGGCTGATGAGCATCAAGTCTATCTGTCATACCTGGTAAACTCCTGGTTTCATCCTTTTCCATTAGACCGAAGCTTTGAGTTTTTCGGCATGATCGGCTGAAATCAATGCCGTAATAATTTCTTCGATGTCACCCAACAAAATGCTGTCCAGTTTATGCAGCGTAAGCCCGATACGATGATCGGAAACCCTGCCCTGAGGATAGTTGTAGGTTCGGATGCGCTCACTGCGGTCACCTGTCCCTACCTGGCTTTTACGTTCTTGGGCAATCTCGCCGGCTGCTGCTTCCTGGGCTTTCTCTAAGAGCCTGGCTCTGAGCACTTTTAAAGCTTTATCCTTATTCTTGTGCTGGGATTTTTCATCCTGGCAGGAGACCACGATTCCCGTCGGCAAGTGGGTAATGCGGACTGCCGACTGTGTCGTATTTACAGATTGACCGCCAGGACCGCTGGAACAAAAAATATCGATCCTGATATCGTTCGGGTTAATCGCAACATCGACTTCCTCGGCCTCAGGCAGTACGGCAACCGTCACGGTCGACGTATGGATCCTGCCGCCGGATTCGGTCGCAGGAATCCGCTGAACACGGTGAACACCGCTTTCATATTTAAGTCTGCTATAAGCACCCTGTCCTTCGATCATAAAAATAATTTCTTTAAAGCCGCCAATATCCGTGAAACTGGCACTTAAGGGTTCGGTCTTCCAGTTCTGACTTTCGGCATATTTTGTATACATCTTGTATAAATCACCTGCAAACAAAGCCGCTTCATCTCCACCAGCACCGGCTCTGATCTCCATAATGACGTTTTTCTCATCATTCGCATCCTTCGGCAAGAGCAAGATTTTCAAATCCTCCTCCAGCTTCTTTTTACTCTTTGTTAATTCATCCTGTTCGGCCTCGGCCATCTCTCTCATTTCCGGATCGCGTTCCTCGGCAAGCAGAACTTTAAGATCCTCGATCTGCCGGTTTATTTCTTTATATTCCCGAAATACTGCGACTGTATCTGTAAGCGCTGACTGGCTTTTGGCATATTTCTGAAAATCAGCCTGATTGGCGATGATCTCCGGCTTGGCCAGGAGCTCTGTCAGGTCGTCATATTTTTTTTCAATCTCTTCGAGCCTGTTTAGCATGTTTTAACCTCTCCCAAATGAATTTTATTATGAAAGTTCCTGTCCAGTCGCGAGTACCCCGTTAAGCGCAGCAATCGCAACCTCAAGTTGGGAGTCGTCCGGTTCCCTGGTCGTAAGTTTCTGCAGCAGAAGGCCGGGAACAATGATCCACTTTAAAAATACCGATTTGGAAAATCTCCCTGACAGCTTTAAAAGCTCGTACGAAATTCCGGCTACCAGCGGCATCAGGATGATTCGGGAAACGATACGCCACCACAGAGGATCCACGCCCAAAAAGGCAAAAACAAAGATACTGACGACAACAACAATAAGCAAGAAGCTCGTCCCGCACCGGGGATGCAGTCTGGAGTATTTCCGGATGTTTTCCGGATTCAGTTCCACGCCAGCTTCATGCGCAAATATTGCTTTATGTTCTGCCCCATGGTATTGAAATACCCTCTGAATATCCTTTAATCTAGGGAAACACTGATTAAATCGCCCCCCGGACAAAAAAATGGTAAAATTAAAGAAAACAGTAACAGGTGGTAAAAATGGGGCAACAAACCTTTTCGGATATAGAATACTCAAACCGACGGAAGAAAACGAAACGAGAAGAATTTCTTGAAATAATGAACGAGATCATCCCCTGGGACGAATGGGTGGCGCTTATACAGCCGCACTATTTTGACGGTAAGCGCGGTCGTCCACCGCTCGGGATTGAAAAAATGCTGAGAATGTATCTGCTGCAGATATGGTTTAGCCTTTCTGACGAAGGTGTAGAGGATGCCATTTACGACAGTTACGCCATGCGAAAATTTATGGGAATAGACTTCATACATGAGCAGGCGCCGGATGCGACCACCCTGCTCAAATTCCGTCATTTGATTGAGGAAAGCGGCTTAGGGAAGGCATTCTTTGAGGCGATCAACCGTTGTTTGGAACAGTGCGGACATATCATGAAAGGTGGAACCATTGTTGACGCCACACTGATCAGCGCGCCATCCTCAACGAAGAACGCAAGCGGTAGCCGCGATCCGGAGATGCACCAAACAAAGAAGGGTAATCAGTGGTATTTCGGCATGAAATGCCATATCGGTGTGGACGCAGGGACCGGTTATATTCATGGTATAGCGGCAACAGGCGCAAATGTGCATGACATAGCCGAAGCGTCAAAGCTAATGAGGCCGGAAGACGAGGTTTTCTACGGTGACGCCGGATATTTGGGACTAAATAAACGACCGGAAATCACAGAGGACCCTCACAAATCACAAATTGATTACCGTATCGCTGAGCGTCCCGGAAAGAAACGCAGCATGGACAATGGCCCTGCACGGGATTTTTATTGCCATATAGAGTTTCGGAAAGCGTCTGT
This genomic stretch from Dehalobacter restrictus DSM 9455 harbors:
- a CDS encoding IS5 family transposase; this translates as MGQQTFSDIEYSNRRKKTKREEFLEIMNEIIPWDEWVALIQPHYFDGKRGRPPLGIEKMLRMYLLQIWFSLSDEGVEDAIYDSYAMRKFMGIDFIHEQAPDATTLLKFRHLIEESGLGKAFFEAINRCLEQCGHIMKGGTIVDATLISAPSSTKNASGSRDPEMHQTKKGNQWYFGMKCHIGVDAGTGYIHGIAATGANVHDIAEASKLMRPEDEVFYGDAGYLGLNKRPEITEDPHKSQIDYRIAERPGKKRSMDNGPARDFYCHIEFRKASVRAKVEHAFHIIKNIFGFKKVCYRGIAKNLNRLYMLAASANLLMCARSGGWRSQCA
- the prfA gene encoding peptide chain release factor 1; translation: MLNRLEEIEKKYDDLTELLAKPEIIANQADFQKYAKSQSALTDTVAVFREYKEINRQIEDLKVLLAEERDPEMREMAEAEQDELTKSKKKLEEDLKILLLPKDANDEKNVIMEIRAGAGGDEAALFAGDLYKMYTKYAESQNWKTEPLSASFTDIGGFKEIIFMIEGQGAYSRLKYESGVHRVQRIPATESGGRIHTSTVTVAVLPEAEEVDVAINPNDIRIDIFCSSGPGGQSVNTTQSAVRITHLPTGIVVSCQDEKSQHKNKDKALKVLRARLLEKAQEAAAGEIAQERKSQVGTGDRSERIRTYNYPQGRVSDHRIGLTLHKLDSILLGDIEEIITALISADHAEKLKASV